One Xiphophorus maculatus strain JP 163 A chromosome 9, X_maculatus-5.0-male, whole genome shotgun sequence DNA segment encodes these proteins:
- the fam163a gene encoding protein FAM163A, which translates to MTAGTVVITGGILATVILLCIIAVLCYCRLQYYCCKKNGSDSGSLSQQHFACNACSVTGLDGPIITPLSLSPPEPAKSFNPTKPTVGQHRYCPTCSPYDSPFYIRTTDEIRNGGERVTYMPTHYENQALAMPLPAVRGSLLRDSQRGRPPDFYTNTRAISTEV; encoded by the exons ATGACAGCTGGAACTGTTGTCATAACTGGAGGAATACTGGCCACAGTGATACTTCTGTGTATCATAGCCGTGCTCTGCTACTGTAGACTCCAG TACTACTGCTGTAAGAAGAATGGGTCTGACAGTGGCTCCCTCTCTCAGCAACACTTTGCTTGCAACGCCTGCAGCGTCACTGGCCTGGACGGACCAATCATCACCCCTCTGTCACTGTCGCCACCAGAGCCGGCCAAATCCTTTAACCCCACCAAACCTACCGTGGGGCAACACCGCTACTGTCCCACCTGCTCACCCTACGACTCGCCCTTCTACATCCGTACCACAGACGAGATACGCAACGGTGGAGAGCGCGTCACCTACATGCCAACACACTATGAGAACCAGGCGCTGGCGATGCCACTGCCCGCTGTCCGAGGCTCCCTGCTGAGGGACAGCCAGCGCGGTCGCCCTCCTGATTTCTACACCAACACTCGAGCCATCAGCACTGAGGTGTGA